The Nicotiana tabacum cultivar K326 chromosome 5, ASM71507v2, whole genome shotgun sequence sequence ATGCCCAACTAATGGCTCCACCGCCTAGAGTAAATATCCATCCTGATGTGGATTTATTATCATTAACACTTGTAATCCAACTTGCATCAGAATATCCCTCTAATACATTAGGAAAACCATTATAGCAAATGCCTAAGTgctttgtatattttaaatatccaaGTACTCTACTTATTGCTTTCCAATGATCATTACCTGGATTACTGGTAAACCTTGAAAGTTTACAAACATCAAATGCAATGTCGGGTCTAGTGCAATGCATTGCATACATCATACTACCTATCGCACTTGCATACTCCAACTGTGCTACTGCTCTTCCAGTATTTGCAGTTAGCTTAACACTAGAATCATAAGGAGTATTATACCCCTTTATTCCTAAATGACTGAATTTAGTAAGGATTTTATCTATATAATGTGCTTGTGACAAAGTCACTTGCTTGTTATCTCTTTTGACCTTGATTCCCAAAATAGTATCAACTTCATTTAAATCCTTCATTTTAAAAACTGAGGTTAGATACTTCTTGGTCTCGGTAATTCCTTGTAGATTCGTACCAAAAATCAGCATGTCATCGACATATAAACAAATTATTACTCCATATTCTTTTGTAAATTTATAGTAAATGCACTTGTCTGCATTATTATGTACGAATCCGGTTGATAGTATTACACTATCAAATctttcatgccattgtttaggCGCTTGTTTAAGACCATAAAGAGACTTTATCAATTTACAAACTTTCTTCTCGTTTCCCGGAAGAACAAATCCTTCaggttgttgcatatatatttctTCACTAAGGTTCCCATTTAAAAaggctgttttaacatccatttgatgtacgtAAAGATCATAGATAGAGGCCAAGGATAAAAGGACTCTAATGGATGTTATTCTTGCAACAGGagcatatgtatcaaaatagtatatgccttccttttgagtgaaaccttttgcaactaatcttgttttgaaggtttggacagaaccatctgtattgtactttctcctaaagacccacttacaacctataggttttgatccaagaggaagatcaaccaaaacccaagTGTTGTTGGATATAATTGAGTCCATTTCATCATTAATGGCCTCTTTCCAAAAGGCAGCGTCTCTAGAAGACATTGCTTCTTGAAACGTCTTtgggtcttcttcaacatttaatACAATAGGAATTTGATTACAAACGTTTGTCTTATCTCCTTCAACAAGAAATACTATAGATTGTGAATAAATAAAATCAGAACcaatatgtttttcttttcttattctttggctttTCCTTGGTTCTATCTGCATATCatcacttctttccttagttttaataattTCAGAAAGCGACAATTTATTAGCATCGATATGTTTTCCATTTATTTCAGTCATTTCATCAACATTGTCATTTATAAATCTATTTtcaataaatgcaacatgtataGATTCTATAATAACATTAGATTCTAGATCTAGCAGTCTATAGCTTTGGAGTGTTGTGCATATCCTACAAAAACACTTTTAATTCCTCTAGAACCCAATTTTGTTCTTTGATGGTCAGGTACTCTATAATAGGAtatacacccccacactttaaaataatttaaatttggttttctaCCATTCCAAAGCTCATAAGGCGAAATATGCATACTCTTTGAAGGCActctatttaaaatataacatgCAATTAGTAGTGCTTCACCCCATAAATTATGTGGCAAATGTGCATAAAGTAACATAGCATTAACAATATCCACCAAagttctatttttcctttccgctaacccattttgttgaggagtataaGGGGCACTCATTTGATGTATTAGGCCATGCTCTTCACAGAAATTATTAAAttcgttaggaaaatattctccgcctctatcacttcgaataattttaattttcctaCTCCTTTGATTTTCCACAACAGACTTGTATTCTTTAAACTTTTGAAAAGCTTCATCCTTAGTTCTAAGTAGGTAAACATATGTAAATCTAGAGAAGTCgtctataaaagtaataaaatatctttTGTCTCCTCTAGTTAATTCTCCATTTAATTCACACAAGTTTGAATGTATTAAATCTAATAGTTATGTGGATCTTCCAACTTTATGAAATGGTTTCTTTGTCATCTTTGCTTGTAtgcaaatttcacattttatatgttgagttttacatgagatataaccatttttggacatataattcaaggagccaaaatttaaatgtcctagtctagcatgccataaacAAGAATCAGACTCAACGATGTAAGCAGaaacataatttatttcattaatactCAATTTGAACATGCCGTTACAGTTATAGCCTTTTCCAACAAAAACACCATTCTTAGACACTATTACATGATCAGACTCAATAACTATCTTGAAGCCTTTCTTTGACAGCAAAGCAGCGGACATTAAGTTTTTCTTCATATCAGGAACATGATACACATTCAGTAATGTCAACTTCTGGCCAGATGTGAAGTTAATCTCAATACTTCCTAATCCAGCAACATCTGCCGCAACATGGTTTCCCATCAAGACTTGTTCAGAatcctgcacttctgcatatgtcttgaacatcttcttgtcataacagacatgaatagtagcacccgaatctagccaccagTCTTGAGTATTTGTAGCAGCGATAGCCACATTCAACTCTATGACCATACCAATTTGCATTGCGGAAACCATGGCAACCAGTCCTTGGGCAGAATTTTCCACTAAGTTTGCCTTTTCAGAATTTCCAGATTTTTAATCTTTCCAGACTTTTCGGTTTTGCCTGCATTAAAATTTATTCCTGCCTTTCTATATCTGCAGTCCCAAATCATATGACCTTTCTTTCCAAAATGATGACAACTaaagttctttctctttttaaaagaaGACTTTTTGGAAACTTTCAGATGTTTGTTCCCACTTCCTGAATCATTCTGACTGACAAAATTGACTGCGGAACTCGAAGGCTGACTAATAGCATCACGAGCACGAGTCTCACTTTCAATTTGAATGTGAGTACGAAATTGTTCCACAGTTATTTTATCCATAGAATGTAGGATTTTCTTTCTATAATCATTCCAAGAGGAAGGCAATTTCGAAAGAATAGCACCTATTTGAAGTGCATCAGGAATTTTAACTTCAAGATCACTTAGTTTTGATGCTAAGATTTGTAGTTCATGAATCTGATCCATTATAGGCctagtatcaaatattttaaattcaaagtaCTGCAGAGCCAGGAATTTGTCAATACTTCGTTTTTCATTCTGGTATGCAGTTTGTAGAGCAGTCCAAATCTCTCTTGGCGACTTCAGATTGCAGTAAAGATCATAGAGTCGATCTGTCAAAGTATTCAGAATATGGCCACGACACAACAGTTCATCATGTtctcgtttcttcctttcttccttgactACGTCAGAATCTTCTGCTGTGGGCTCAGGCATCGGAGGCAAggcagaatcaagaacatagtagatattgagagcggacaacaagaatatcatcttGTCTCTCCAACGGGTAAAGTTCGTTCCATCAAAGCGATCAAGTTTGATGAACTCCTTCGGATTCTCAACAACAGACATCAATTTCTCCATAGCAGGATAACTCTTTAAGATTGTTagaaaataataatcaaaattggctttgaggcgtgaaaatcgactgtccttaaagagttatcgcctgtatactaatttagggaaaatacaaaacgattctcttcaggatacaacaaagcctgcagtaacacttgtgattttctatatccacttcgttggaattcttgtgtatttataggcaaccaataaaccctttcagaaaagatgtcttgtttcacaaacagacacgactatttattcgaattttgaatttaaaattcaaataaataattaactctaggatctcgtgcctgttgagttaatctcgtgcctgttgagtcagtctcgtgcctgttgagacaatctcgtgcctgttgagtcagtctcgtgcctgttgagacaatctcgcctgttgagtcagtctcgtgcctgttgagacaatctcgtgcctgttatgtgctatttcataatgatcagttccgaggctaacaggCACGATACGAGTAAGGTCGGTCCCGGGAGTGTTTCACATGACAGGCACGGAACTTCTTTCTTCCGATGTGGGAAGAATCAAacttccaacttgccaataacaaactatcttacaatACAGACATGAATAAATAAAGCCTAATATCCAGGCTTCAACAGTGTCTCAAGCCTGAAGCATTTGACCTCACAGTTTTCCTCAAACAAATCCACGATGCTAGTAAATACCTATTTAGCCACTTAAAA is a genomic window containing:
- the LOC142180756 gene encoding uncharacterized protein LOC142180756: MPEPTAEDSDVVKEERKKREHDELLCRGHILNTLTDRLYDLYCNLKSPREIWTALQTAYQNEKRSIDKFLALQYFEFKIFDTRPIMDQIHELQILASKLSDLEVKIPDALQIGAILSKLPSSWNDYRKKILHSMDKITVEQFRTHIQIESETRARDAISQPSSSAVNFVSQNDSGSGNKHLKVSKKSSFKKRKNFSCHHFGKKGHMIWDCRYRKAGINFNAGKTEKSGKIKNLEILKRQT